One Amorphoplanes digitatis genomic window carries:
- a CDS encoding LLM class F420-dependent oxidoreductase → MRLGLNLGYQTSWTTPADHLAMAQEADRLGYSVVWAAEAYGSDTPSILAWIAGQTRSIDVGAAVMQIPARSPAMTAMTAATIDTISGGRFRLGLGVSGPQVSEGWHGVRFAKPLARTREYVDIVKLAIARKPVAYDGEHYTLPLPGGAGKALRLGFHPPRDAVPLYLAAVGPKNLELAGEIADGWLAIFFAPDAAGDSLRHIEHGRAKIGAGLAGFDVAPTVPVVIGDDVAAACDAVRPYAALYVGGMGSREQNFYNQLAVRMGYADEARQIQDLYLDRKIRDAAAAVPQDFITRTSMVGNRAQITERIREYAAAGVGTLSISPYVGDLESGIATLRTVAEAFEAAGVAG, encoded by the coding sequence GTGCGGCTCGGACTCAACCTCGGATATCAGACCTCGTGGACCACACCCGCGGACCATCTCGCGATGGCGCAGGAGGCCGACCGGCTCGGCTACTCGGTGGTGTGGGCGGCGGAGGCGTACGGCTCGGACACGCCGAGCATCCTCGCCTGGATCGCCGGGCAGACCCGGTCGATCGACGTCGGCGCGGCCGTGATGCAGATCCCGGCGCGCAGCCCCGCGATGACCGCGATGACCGCCGCCACGATCGACACCATCTCCGGCGGCCGGTTCCGGCTCGGCCTGGGCGTCTCCGGCCCGCAGGTCTCCGAGGGCTGGCACGGCGTGCGGTTCGCCAAGCCGCTGGCCCGCACCCGGGAGTACGTCGACATCGTCAAGCTGGCGATCGCCCGCAAGCCCGTCGCCTACGACGGCGAGCACTACACGCTGCCGCTGCCCGGCGGCGCCGGCAAGGCGCTGCGGCTGGGCTTCCACCCGCCCCGTGACGCCGTACCGTTGTATCTCGCGGCTGTGGGGCCGAAGAACCTGGAGCTGGCCGGTGAGATCGCCGACGGCTGGCTGGCGATCTTCTTCGCGCCGGACGCGGCGGGGGACTCCCTGCGGCACATCGAGCACGGCCGGGCGAAGATCGGCGCCGGCCTGGCCGGCTTCGACGTGGCACCGACCGTGCCGGTGGTGATCGGCGACGACGTCGCGGCCGCCTGCGACGCGGTCCGGCCCTACGCGGCCCTGTACGTCGGCGGCATGGGCAGCCGCGAGCAGAACTTCTACAACCAGCTCGCCGTCCGGATGGGCTACGCGGACGAGGCCCGGCAGATCCAGGACCTCTACCTGGACCGCAAGATCCGCGACGCCGCGGCCGCCGTGCCGCAGGACTTCATCACCCGTACGTCGATGGTCGGCAACCGCGCGCAGATCACCGAGCGGATCCGCGAGTACGCCGCCGCCGGCGTCGGCACGCTCTCCATCAGCCCGTACGTGGGCGACCTGGAGAGCGGCATCGCCACCCTGCGTACCGTCGCGGAGGCGTTCGAGGCCGCGGGGGTGGCCGGGTAG